The Rattus norvegicus strain BN/NHsdMcwi chromosome 9, GRCr8, whole genome shotgun sequence genome contains the following window.
CACACAGAGTCATCTCTGGTCGAATACTGGATCCAAAGACAGGTCCTGTATGGAAAGTTATTAAACCTTTGGAGGGTGAAGCCACACTGGAGGAAGCAGGTTTTTGGGAGTGGCTGTTTCCTGGCACAGCTTCCTGTCCCACATCTGCTTCATGATCCACTCAGATGTGAGTAACAGTCCTATACCACCCATGTCACAGCGATGAGCTTCTCTTACACCATGTTTCCATCCCACGATGACTGTCTGTATCGTGAAACTGGCACGATCTAGGCCATCCCTGAGAACTCTTTCCCAGGTTAtaccagtttgtgtcaagttaactaTTAAAACTAACCATCGTGATTGTTCTCTTGCATAGGTGAGAGGAGTAACCTGGGGCAAAAGTAACCAGAGCAGAAAGATTTAATGTGTCCTATGTGAGATTTACAGTTTATGCAAAAGAAGAAGACATCGCGGGCCGTAAAAAAACGAAGCAAGGAAGAGCGCTGGAAGgaagcagaaacttgaagggtcaATTAGGTTCTcttagagaaagaaatggaaggggTGTCCACAGAAGTGGGTACAGGGTGTTTTGTCTATGACTGACTTGCGTATCAAAAGTTATAGGCTAAAAGGCTATAGAATATTGGGAGATTCAGAAAAGTGAAATTTGAGTTTAGGGAGGCCAGGATGTGAGAGGTGATGACAACTTGAAGCCTTGTTAGAAAGAACACAAAGTAAGAATAGTGATAATTGTACCCAAGGCAGCTTGTTTTCGTTACTCTTCTGTGGCATTGATAAAACAACTAAAAGTAACCTAAGGGAGCGAGAATTTATTTTGACTTACGGTCCCATAGGGACAGGACCCATCACATCAGGTAGGCATGCCAGAAAGGGCAGACACGGCAGCAGGAACAGACagatgagagctcacatcttcaaaGGCAAGCCGAGAGTGGACTATAAATATGGCAAGGCTATATACTCTCGAAGCCTGTTCCCAGAAATACCCTTCAAACAGCACCTTAAACTCCCCAAAGAGCATCACCCACTGGAAAGCAAGTGTTGGAATACCTGAGCCCTTAGATAAtatttctcactcaaaccaccacaggagtgGAGTGGGTAGACCACGCACACTGAAAGGTGTGAAGATCCGGGTTGTCAGGAGTCTTACAGAGAGCAGACAGAATGTCAGACCCCCATCTGATTCTGGCTGGTAGAGACACGGACTCCTCTGGAGGATGGGTCCAGACTCCTCTCGCAGTGTTAACCTTTGGAGGCATATACTTAGAGAGCTTGATTTCTGATGAAGGAGGCTTCTGACTGAGAGAGGGACAATATTACTCTAATTCCAATTAATTTATCATCTACATCCTTGACTGGTACTTGGAGCCTCATTTCCTATGCTAAAGAAGCAACATATGAAAAAAATGAACCAGAAATAATTAACTCTGGTGAGTCAATAGCAAAGGATATGATGGTACTGCAAAAGGCAGAGACGTTTACTGACTGATGTCTGGGGAAGAACATATATTCCAAATTAAGTATCACCCAAAATGCCAGTCCTGATGCCTGAAACATCTCCATTAGAGATTTATAAAACACCAAGCCTAATTGAGGCTTTAAGAGAAATGCAGCGTGGCGTAGCGGAACTACATCACCCCCTGCCCTGTTCATCCATCCCAGAGCCTGTCTGGCTCTGCCTGTGAGCTTGTTCTCACTGTCCAACATCTTCGTAGACTGTTTAAACATTATAGTAAGGGCAAACATGTACTAGGTCAAATGAGGATGTCACGTTCATGTTTCTGTTTAGGGCTTGTATGAAAATAGTCATGGATTAGCTCAGGATCCAAAAAGCAACTTAATGCCCAATGTAAAATATTGGAAGGTGTATACTGTGCAGGCAGTGTCTGTGGCATATAGAACGACATGCCATTTTAGACCACACAGATATCCTGAATCAGGATTCAAATTTGTATTTGAATCAATCTCAGTTTGCTCCTGTATGTCTCTTGGCATCTGACTCCAAACATGACAAATCCCCAGAATGGCTTAGGGCATGTGCATGAGGGTTATGGTTATGGATTAAAGCCCCCTTCCATCATCCATAAGCCTACCTCCTGACAAAGAACCTTTTAATCTTATCCCCAGAAAGGCATAGGGCATGTGCACAAGGGTTATGGTTATGGGTTAAAGCTTTTTTCCATCGTCCATAAGCCTACCTCTGACAAAGGACATTTTAATCTTAAACATATTGGAGAATACAGACCACAGGTTAAATAATCTGTACTGAAAATCATTCCTAAGGTTCCTTCTACAGATCCTGGCACTTCATGAAACTGAGTGATAATTGGGccaatcaatcaataaacaaatagaatctggtaaaaaaaaaaaaagagaaaaggaaattgtATTTAGTgatgcacacacacctacatgcatacacacacataaatacttacacatatacatacatacacacatacatgcatacacacacatgcatacatacacacctacatgcatacacatgcatatatgctaTCCTTTGGAAGTGATCTGTACTCAAATTTCATGAGCCTGTCATCATTCTGTGTCCCACCCTTCAGCCAAGGGCACTTCCAGTCAGGCAGAATAAGGAAGTGGCTAAAAATACAGATCTTCACATACTGGGTGGCTTTTGGAGTATTACTAAAGTTTtctgatttttggtttttcagatACAAAGCAGGATATTAAAATTCAGTGAGGTAATAGGAACCAAGGGAGCTAAAGTCTTTCGGATGGTGTCTGACACGTAACTATTATTGACCGTTAGTTTATATTGTTTCATTGCCCACCTGGCCAGTTTTGCTGTTTTAGCTATTATTGTTATTTGGCATTGATACCTCAGCATGCTGACGTCATGCTCTGTGGTGACGTTCATTGCAACAGGTGTGTGCCATGCCCTGATGCAGCAAAGCAGGAGACAGAGAATATATGGTACGTCCCAGGCAGTTCTCACCTTGCCTGTGAGAGTTCGCTCATCTGCAATAGGCATTTTCTTTGGGGAATTCCTGTGACCTGAGAGTGTGCAGCCTCCAAATCTGAAGTCCTTTCTGATTACTGTATACCCAGCAActatttttccttcctccttccctccctctctcccttccttcttctcttagTTCCCCACTCtatcttcccccttcttctccccttcctacctcccctcctccctcccctccctccccatctttgttctttccttctctcctatcctgttcctccctcccttcctctcctttttcccctcttccctcttttcGTTCATTTTAATATTGTGATGTGTGTGAAAAGTTTAATGCCTTTTATTTATATAAAGGGATGTAAAGTGTAAGAATTGTACCCAAAGTCTTATTTTGTTAATGGGGTATgtggaaaacatgaataaacataaGGTTTTTGGAGAATGTTCACGGCATCCTGTAGGCAGAAAATATGTTCACATATGAGACTCATTTCTTACCTGGATTGCCTGTGGACAATAATTTTCTCCTCTGCCTCCATGCTGCTTGATCTATACCACTTGTCTCTGGTTTCCAGAATAAAAGTCCAAAAGTATCCAGAAATAACATTTATTAATCAACAATAAAACACACGATAGAAAAGGCCTTATAAGtaaaactatatatttataatgCTTTATTGATTTTGCTCCAGAACTCCACAAAACACTACAGACAGTAACAAAATAATTCAATAAATGTTAAAAACTTCCAAGATAATTATAGGATACTCTTCATCATATGTGAGCATTGTCAATACCATGACCATTGGATACATTAGTCAACACTATCATAGATATCTTTCTTGAATAAAggacatattttttaaatctgaGAGTCATAACATttatacacatccatacacaacATAACAGCTCAGAATAAGTAAAGCAGATCCCCAAAACTATCTGGAGTCATCTGCTTGTACATCACTTAAAGATATTACAGTGTTAACAGGATAGAGATTAACACActtaagagaaagggaggggattcACTTGGGGAAAAGAAGGGAAATTGGGCATTAAAGCTGTTTACATGTTTTCCATGGCCCGTTTGGCAAGATGTTCCCTTCCCTGCTCTGCCTGTTCTTGATTGAGATACTCTAGCACTTTCAGGAGCATATCTTCATCCAGGTACTGTCTATTTGGGGTATCCTCATTCTTCAGGGATCCTGCAGGGATCCTTTTGCTCACCTTGGCCAGTTTCTCCATTTCCTGGGAGCTTCCTTGACCCAGATGCTCCTTGATGGCCTGCTCGAGCTGCTCTTCTTCTTGGAGGTCATCTTCTGAGGAGCCTGGGCTGGGCACTCTCTTCAGCTGGTTGGTATTCATGAGCTCAGGGTACTTAACTAGCATCCTGGCTAAGTACTCTCCCAATTCTTGGTCCTTATCATTCAGATTGTCATAGGGGGCTTGTCTGCTTTCAACGTCTGGGATCCAGGCTACTTTGGGAATCTGGTTGGCTCTAGATTTCCCAGGACCATAAGGAAGCCTCAGCAGAGCCTTGTCTCGGCTGTATTGGTTGGGGAAATATGGGGACTTCTGATTTGCTACATTCTCCAtccctaaaacatttaaaatgtcttcaacaCTGAGGCCATCTGGCAAGGCCTCCATCATACCTCGACCAGGTGCCTTGGGATACCCACCCTTGGAGAGCGTCTTACTTTGAAACATGTCTGGGCGGTCTATGTCAGCTTCCGGGATGTCATCTAGGTCAACAGCAAGCTCCAGATCCTGCTCGGGCTCCACCAACCCATTTGGTTTCTCCCCAGCTTTGAGCATCTCAATTAAGTCTTCAGGGGGTATCTGCAAATTCCTGGAGATTTCAATCAGCTGATAAATAGACTGAGAATCAAGGGGCCTCTCAAGAAGCCTGGCTGCCCTGTCCCCGTTTTGCCCACTCTGGGACCTCCCACTGCCCACAGCATTCACTAACCTTCTCAAGTAGGTGATGACCTTGGAGGCGTCCTCTGAGAGCTGGTCTTTGCTCTCTTTCCGGTTACCTTCATCTGGGAGCCCCAAGTGCCCTGACCGTTTCATCTCTTCATTGATTTGTTCGtttttttctgtgttctctttGCTGTCTCTCACCTCTTCCTGGGTTTGAGTCTCTATTTTCTCCTCCATAGGACTCCAGTCTTCTCCCCCGACCACATCTTCATAGGCAATGTTGTTGGTCTTGTACACGTCATCTTCATCGTCCGTGTAGAGCTTCTGTTCCTCGTCAACCCTCTCACGCTTCTGGTTGCTTGGCCCTGTCAGTTTCCCAAGCTCTTGGAACACAGACTCCAGGGTAGCAAGACTTTGGGGTGTGTACTGTTCTTCTACTATTTCGTTTGTGCGTTTGAAGGGGTTTTCCCTGGAATTCTCTTCATACATGAGAGGGAACCGCATGTGCTTGAGTTTCCTCTCAGGCCATTGTTGAGTCTCATAGTCATCAGGCGTGTCCACAGGGAAGTTCTTCTCCAGATTCAAGGCATAGGGCTTGTTCTCCTTGAGGGCAGATGGCGGCTCATTTTCAGCCTGCCTCAAAGCCTCAAGTATTATCCGCATCCACTCGTCTTCACTCAAGACATCCCTTGAGCTCTCTGCCAAGTGACTTTCTTCTCCGTTTTCTTTGAGTTGAAGGGGAACAGAGATGCCTTGGTAGGGATTGTAGTCTGGGCTGCTTTCTTCTCTGTGGGCCTGCTGCCTGAGCTTTTCTATGTACTCCAAAGCCCTGATCATTTCTGGACTAGGAAACTTCTGGACATTCTCCAATCTGAGGTCTGGTTCTTTCTGAAGCAGCTGGTTTCGCTGGAAGGAAGCTGCTTCGGTTCCAGGGACAAGGAAAATTAAGTGGATAAGAAGCAGAACTGCTCCAAATCGGTAAGCCTTCGATTCAGCCATGTCTtaaaattttcctgaaaacataGAAAATACAAATGATCACAAAGGATACAAGCCGGAAGtcacaatgggaagaaagaaaaacacaaaccaCAATGGAGAATAGAGAAGAAATAATTTCATACTACACATAGGAGAACTATCTAAAGTTAATTAATATTTCCTATATGATCTTCACAAACTAACCAATGAAATCTATAGGAAAATCATTACTCATTTGCATCAAGCTTGTCTGACAGTCTCTTGAAGAAAAACACTGACAGGGAGCTTCTGAAATTTTGTGTCTTTCATTTACAAACTAGCAGCTTGACTTTTATCATGTTtcttttcaacaaaacaaaactaatgtATTGCAATTTCTTCAACTAGCATTCTATTAAAatctatttgaaaataatttaccataacacatgtacatatacatatagttaTCCCATAAGATTGTGTCAAAATAATGACCTGTTTGATTTATTCTCTGAGTTAGACACCCAATTTTGTTGTAGAAATGCAACAGCTATGTATGGTGATGCAATATAACATATTAGTGGCAATAACACTGAGTGCCTTGTGCACGGGTCCTGGTCAACTCAGTGAATGATAAATCCAGCAGTTGGCTACTAATCCCCAGAACCTGGGTTCTCTCAGGTCTCAGCTAGTATGCTAAACCAAGAAAGCTTTTTGTGGAAACCTGGAAAATTAATAACCtacacttttaaatttttctatgtgCCAATCTTCAAGTAATTGTATTATGGCTGACTTGCAAATGCAATTATGGTTATATTTTTCATCCTTCCTCTAGTGTAGAGTAAACAAACAGATGCTACAGAGAGAACATAAGTTTACTTAACTAGTCTATTTCTAAGCTTTTGAGTGTTCAGATTCAGTTTGTCTCATGTCTCTGTCTATTTTTATAGGGACCTGTGAAATCTTAAGTGACTCACACACACTGTTAGAAAATCTGAAAATAACCACTATGTAACTCCCAATTTAGATAAACATAGACGATTTGTTGAATtcttcctacttaaaaaaaaggaagaaagaaaagaaaaaaccttcattcatttttttcttcaatatttttaaaatctcacaGATGGATTAGTAAGAGGAATCACTTGTATGTTTCCTGCTGGGCGTTGCTGAAAACTGGAGAAGCTATTTAAGTCCTTGCAAATTCTTCTGTAACCAAATGCACATAAATGTATACGTTTATTCATGCCTTCAATGCAACATGGTTTGGTGACAAATAAGGAAAGTTATGTGAAAATAATTTCCTGTTAGATTAAATGTCAACATTTTGCTTAACAGATCTTGCTGATAATGTTATGATTTTTTTCGAACTGTCAATAGGTTGCAGGCATAGAAACTTCctttgcatgcatacatatataggcTGATCAAAATGATCACCAAGTGGGTTATTTAAGCATACACAGAATGTTTTCAAGATAAACAAATGCTTACTTCAAGAAACTGTATTCATAAACTTGCGAGTGATATAATTAAGTTTCAATAAAGGTTATATATATACAtcaacatatgtatatgtatatataatatatataatatttcatattatttcagGATTGATTTAGCTCTGGCAATCAGGTTTCACCACTGTCAGGTTACATGTTATCTTGAAAACCATATTAAGTGTATTTGCTTTAAGATCATTATCTTGACATATTCTTAACACATCTTAACATGCGGATTACATGATTATCTGTGAAGCCACTACTTTGGAGGgagtttttttggggtttttttttgttttgtttttgtttttttgtttttttggggttttttttttgtttttttgttttttttttttttgttttttttttttgttttttttttttttttttttgtagaattaAGAAAGACTGCTCATTGCAGTTTGAATCACAGCCTGGCAGGCATGGCCATCTCGTCATTGACTCTGGTTTACTTCAGATGACACCGTTCTTGCTTCTAACACTCAAAGGACTTCACTTCCCCCAGGAGCTTCCCTTGCAAGCAGTGGACATGGCTTTAATAGTTCTAACATTTTACACCGTGTTTGACTGAAATTTAATTTTCTGAAGTCCAAATGGCAGGAACACTGTGTCTCCTCAGACAGCTATTACCAATGCCCCTTACAGTAAAAACGCCTTTCCTATGAAATCAGATGAAATATTGACGCTGAACCATCAACACACAACCTACCTAGTTAGGATAAACAGAAACAAATTTGTTTCAATCAACCTCTTCAGCAAGTAACACATCAGCTTTTCCAACCAACGCACAAAAATTACAACCACAGTCTATATGCATCTACATGTTTTCTTCCCTGGATTCAAAGTTATCATTTCTCTGTCATTCACAGTAACATAAACCTTTCCCACAAAGAAATAGTTCacctttgaaaaggaaaaaaatcaatgttcaaAATTATTCTAAGCTGCTTTCTCAAGACTAAACTCAGCACATAATAACATAAGCCTTTCTAGAATATACCAGTtcgtaaaataattaataattaattcagAGTTCCCATAAGGtgaatatcaaagaaaaaaacaaatctaaattTTTGCCTCTGTGACTCACATGATTAATGGCATTTGAATCCTTGTAAACTGACTGTTAGGATTATTAAgcacataaattatatttttggCTCTATATCTGACTcatgagagagaaaaatcaacacGGTAGGAAAAGAATCAAAACATAAGGTTCGGTTAACTTTACATTAATCGGCACGTTGACATTAAAATCCTCAACTTTGCAACTATGCAAGGAGAGGTCCTTGCATACAGTTTTGCTCAATAACATTATAGTTAATGTCTCTGACAAGACCTGTAAATGACAACATCCctcatgtatgcacacatttaGAGTATCCTTGCCTGAAAAGCAGCAGGTTGTCCGGTTAGTCTATCAATATAAGCTTGCCAACGATCTTTTTCCTCTCAtctgggaaaacaggaagagaTACGCAATTAAGAACTTTCTagtaaatagaagagaaagcagtcTTACCTCTGTCTTATATTGTGTGGAAGGCTCCAAGCATGCTCCTCTCTGCCGCCGAGTGAGGGCTCGGGCCGTTTCAGCACCGGACAGCTCCTCGGCTTATAGCGAGCCTGGGCGCCTGACTCCGCATTCCTCGCTGACGTCACCGGCTCAGCCTCAAACCCCAGCGCAGGCGAGCTTTTTCAAAGAATCCGAGAGAAAACAATCActttagatattttttttaaagcattgcaTGCTTACGCCACCTGTCTTATGTAGCAAAAACTACAGcttacttttttttcccccttcttttatcAGAATCTCCGAGGctcaaaataaaatatccagcACAAATTcccttagaaagaaagaaatctgtcaGACATGACTAATTGCAAGGACATCTCGCCTGCGTTTTCACGCCTTGTTTAGAAGGGTTTCTTGCGATTGCTGCCATGTCATTGTTATAAGAGTTTTACAGATAATGACTATCTTTCTATTTGTTCCCATAAAGAAATGCGTCCTCATTTCCTGGTGCAGCCACAATGAACAGAATATTTGCAAATATAAAAGATTGTATTTCATGTCATGACTCCAGGAAGAACTGATTTAAAACTCTGGTTTGTTTGAACAAAAAAGGTGAGATGCTTATTTTTCATATGAGAATCGAGCGGAATACTTCCAGCACAGTGCTCAAAATGAGTGCTCACAAGACGTTCAAGTTGTTGATACCTACATATGAGTCCGTTCAAATCTTCAGTACTATCTGATGTTGCAAGGGATGGCTAAGAAACTGTGTGCTCCAAAAACCACACTGCCtactaggaaggcagagagagagagagagagagagagagagagagagagagagagagagagaaattgatttTCATATGCCTAGACCTTCTTGCCATCAAGACAACATAGTACGTCACAAATACTTTTAGGTTCTGGTTGAGTAAGTTGGGGCAAATAACTTTAATAAATGAGACCCACTCGGGACAACGTAGGAGTTAATTCACTGCTTCATGGTTTTATAATTCATAACTGTGGCTGGGCTTTGCCATGGAACCTGATTAGGTACTTTAATAATTTATAGAGATCtaaatttttaactttattttattaaagatGTGAGTCCTCTAACCCTGTATATATTGAAGTATATTTTTGAAAACGTGAAAGAAATCTTGTTGGGTGAGGTCCTCTAAAAGTCCCTTCTCACTTAACAATCCCATTCCAATCTTATCTACCCATGAACAGAGTTCTAATGCTTATGAGGTACCAGATATTTTTTGAACTACTGGAGACAGGAAAATGAATATAGCTTTCTGGCTTTAAGAAGGCTTTGGTCAATGGGAATgaaagataaattattttaatatacattGGAAAGTGCTAAAGAGGAGGCCATTCGGAAAGCTTTGAAAGGTTTGTGGCTTACTAGTTGACTGTTTAGTAATTGAGCGTGATGAGGTAAGACTTCCAGCTAATAGGCCT
Protein-coding sequences here:
- the Scg2 gene encoding secretogranin-2 isoform X2 gives rise to the protein MAESKAYRFGAVLLLIHLIFLVPGTEAASFQRNQLLQKEPDLRLENVQKFPSPEMIRALEYIEKLRQQAHREESSPDYNPYQGISVPLQLKENGEESHLAESSRDVLSEDEWMRIILEALRQAENEPPSALKENKPYALNLEKNFPVDTPDDYETQQWPERKLKHMRFPLMYEENSRENPFKRTNEIVEEQYTPQSLATLESVFQELGKLTGPSNQKRERVDEEQKLYTDDEDDVYKTNNIAYEDVVGGEDWSPMEEKIETQTQEEVRDSKENTEKNEQINEEMKRSGHLGLPDEGNRKESKDQLSEDASKVITYLRRNLQIPPEDLIEMLKAGEKPNGLVEPEQDLELAVDLDDIPEADIDRPDMFQSKTLSKGGYPKAPGRGMMEALPDGLSVEDILNVLGMENVANQKSPYFPNQYSRDKALLRLPYGPGKSRANQIPKVAWIPDVESRQAPYDNLNDKDQELGEYLARMLVKYPELMNTNQLKRVPSPGSSEDDLQEEEQLEQAIKEHLGQGSSQEMEKLAKVSKRIPAGSLKNEDTPNRQYLDEDMLLKVLEYLNQEQAEQGREHLAKRAMENM
- the Scg2 gene encoding secretogranin-2 isoform X1; protein product: MAESKAYRFGAVLLLIHLIFLVPGTEAASFQRNQLLQKEPDLRLENVQKFPSPEMIRALEYIEKLRQQAHREESSPDYNPYQGISVPLQLKENGEESHLAESSRDVLSEDEWMRIILEALRQAENEPPSALKENKPYALNLEKNFPVDTPDDYETQQWPERKLKHMRFPLMYEENSRENPFKRTNEIVEEQYTPQSLATLESVFQELGKLTGPSNQKRERVDEEQKLYTDDEDDVYKTNNIAYEDVVGGEDWSPMEEKIETQTQEEVRDSKENTEKNEQINEEMKRSGHLGLPDEGNRKESKDQLSEDASKVITYLRRLVNAVGSGRSQSGQNGDRAARLLERPLDSQSIYQLIEISRNLQIPPEDLIEMLKAGEKPNGLVEPEQDLELAVDLDDIPEADIDRPDMFQSKTLSKGGYPKAPGRGMMEALPDGLSVEDILNVLGMENVANQKSPYFPNQYSRDKALLRLPYGPGKSRANQIPKVAWIPDVESRQAPYDNLNDKDQELGEYLARMLVKYPELMNTNQLKRVPSPGSSEDDLQEEEQLEQAIKEHLGQGSSQEMEKLAKVSKRIPAGSLKNEDTPNRQYLDEDMLLKVLEYLNQEQAEQGREHLAKRAMENM